The genomic region GCGATCGGAAGCGATATTCCACCGACTTCCATGCTTTGTAAGGCTCCACTCAAACCTGGGAACCAGTTGCCCAGCCCCAGCCCCAGCGCCATGGCAAGAAGGATCCAGACCGGCAGGAATCGGTCGAGGAATGACATGCGGGCGGGTTCCTGCGCCGCGACCGGCTCAGACATAGATCACCTTTCGTATCGACGACTATCAATATAAAACATTAAGACTGTTATAGATGCCTGTCAATATGAAATAGTGGGAATCATGGCCGCCCCGAATACCCCTCCGACAGCATCCACCTGCTGCTCCCTAAGCGCCGGGTTGCTCACCCACGCAGAAGCCGACCGGTACGCCCAGCTCTTCAAAGTGCTCGCCGACCCCGCCCGCCTGCGTCTCCTCTCCCAACTCGCCGAAGACGGCTGCGGGCCCATCAGCGTCTCCGAGCTTGCCGCGCAATCCGGCCTGAGCCAACCCACAGTCTCCCACCACCTGAAGAAGCTCACCGACGCCGGCTTACTGACCAAAACTCGGCAGGGCCGCACAGTCACGCACCAAGTTCTCCCCGGGACCTTCGCAGAACTGCGCACGGTGTTGCAGATGGATTAGCGCGGGCGCACAGATCGCCAACGCCGGTTTTCTCGTCCGGGATGAGCACCTGGCCCGCTCCCCCAAGGCGAACCGCTCCGTGTTCGCCGAGGTGGCCTCTTCCACGTGGCACCAGACCCCAAGACTCAGCGAGATTTTCAGCCGGGGATTCTGGTTGTTGATCGGTTCTGGGGTAGAGGGTTTGGGGGCGAATTGGCCGGAGTTGGCTTAAACCCTGTCACCAGTAAAATCAGATTGGCCATGCTGAGCTTGCAGCAGCGCCTCACGAAGTTCGGCATCGACCGCGTAAATCCCCATCCCGCGGACACCCCGAGTCAACAGGACGTTGAGCTGGTTCCGCAGGAGTTCTTCGCTGACATCGAGCTTTTTGACTTCGTCGTCGACGATCATCGTGCGTTTGCTAACGACATTCGGATTCTTACTCGCACTGGAGTCGAAGACAATCTCACCATTCCGGAATTTGACTGATGGACCGAGGATGACTCCGGCATAGTTCAGATCGAAACCCTGGACCGTGAAGATCGAACCCACCTCATCCACAGTCGTCTGACGTTCAGCCCATGAAACTGCCTTTTCCGCACGGGAGTAGTTCCCTTGGTTGTTCCAGGGCAAACGGAAGTCGCCGATCGTGACATCCCACGTGTCGCTATTCTCTGGCCGCGTTTTACCGGACGAGAACTTCCAGTCGTACGTGGCGATCAAACGGCTCAGCCCCTTTTGCACTTCCGACTCATTACCCGGATCAGCTTTCGACTTGACTGCTCGGTGAAGCTCTTCGGGAGATTCGAAGATGTCGATCTCATAGTGGTCGTTTAAGGGCAGAGGCCGCACCTTGCCATCATCGACAATTGCCCGGATCCAATCCTCCGCTGGCCCCGCTGAATCAATCCGCATCTGCTGAGTCAGATTGATGGTGTTCTCCTCCCCCGCGCGGGCACGGAGTTCTTCCAATTGCTCGGTCGTCCAGTACTGGTTACCCGCAAGTACTTGCTGCGGATCGAAGACAGCCACGACAACATCTGCCAGTTCAAGAATGTCCTTCAGCATGTGCTTACCCCGGTACGACTGTTTTCCCTGAGTCCAGAGAAGGTGAGCTTCGTCGATAAGCACAACGTTCGCTCTGGTGTTGTTCTTTTGGTGCGTAGTGATGAACCTCGTCGGCTTCATCACGTGCGGCCGCTTGCGGTCGTGGATCCCCAACTTTTCCGCTATCTGTTCATAGACCGTTACCTGTTCATCATGGTTAACCAGCAGGTACGCGCTAAAGTCCAGCTGCTCACCCAGTTCAGTGGCTCCTGCCCGTTCCTGAATAAGGTCGTAGAAGATACTGCTGAGCAGAACGGTCTTACCAGTTCCGGCTCCGCCCTGAACCAAGATGAACTCCGAACGCATTTTCTCGCGTTCAAATTCGTTTGGTGTCAGAGCATGGTCGATGGCATCGAGAATCTTCACCTTCGCGTCTACTTGCTGTTCATTGAGGCGATGAAACGGCGACGCCTTGAAAAGGGCCGACTCTTGAATCAGCCGTTCCAATGGGAACAAAACATCGTCGTGTTTTCTCAACTTCCGCCAGATCGAGCGGAATGTATCGTCTACGTACTCTCGCGTGAAGTAATCCGTCTGAATGTTCCGGCGTGCGTTGGTCAGCTGAACGCTTTCCGCCCCTTTCACCCCTTCCACGCTGGAGAGGTAAAGCATCAAACGGTCTTCGATGTCAAGGGTGAGTGACTTGTTGAAAAGCGTGTGACCAATGACGATGATTGTAGAATCCCTGTCCCGGAACTCATTCCACTTGGACGGTTTCAAGGCTTCGGGTTCGTTTTCCTCCTTAGGCCGGATCGCCGCGTCTAACTCTGTAACGGTCAGATCGATCTTGTCCGGATCGGATTCGAGGTGGGTTCTAGTCCTCTGGGCAATGTTGTTCGTCTCACCGACATAGACTTGGTAGGAGCCAGCGGTGTTTTGGTAGATCACGTACACGGTTGGGTATTTGAGCAGGAGCTGCCGCATCTCTTCGCTCCGCCCAGCCTCCGCAATAAAATCTTCGAGACTGTCTACGTCGTAGCGGAAGGATTTCACCACAGCTTTCTGGTTACCTTTTAATTGCATGGTTGCCTCCGCTAGTGCAGTTGGTCGTACTTATCCGAACGCCCGTAGCTTTTCTCCACAGGGTACTTTTGCTCGGAGATCTCAAGTTTCTCAGCGATGAGAGACGCAGGCGATTCCCCCAGCTTATCCGCGAGCAGGTATGCGTAAGTGAGTACATCAGCTAATTCCAGCCGAGCTTCGTTCAGATCTTCCTTGCCCCATTGGAAGCATTCCAGCAACTCTCCTGTCTCAATGGCAATGCCGGATGCCAAATGCGCTGGAGTGTGGAATTGGCTCCAGTTGCGAGCTTCGGAAAAAGCACGTAGCTGCCCAAGCACCCGATCTTCGACGTTCTCCACCGCTCTCCTCTTAATTTCCGCCCTTTCAACTGGAACGAGCTTAACCTTTCCGAAACAGACTCGGCGCTAGCCTTTCAGGTTCTGTCTATCGCCAAATGATTTCTGCAAGCTGTTTCCGGAAAATAACTCGAATGATGTGAGAAGCTAACAGCCAAGTTTCTATCAGAATGGCCCTGGACTAGGAGTCAGGAATGTCCACCACTTTTCATCCCGAGGTTGCCGACAAGAAAGAGATCAAGCCACCCAACAAGCTGGCTCGATTGCTAGCTGTAGCTGCTTTCATCTGGGGGATACTCTCTATCGTTGTTGGCTTTTTTGGAGCCGCTTCTTTACTGGAAGGTTTAGCGCTCGTTCTTTCTGGATTAGCATTCTTGCTTCCTTCCGCTTGGTGGTTCTATTGCGTCAGCGAAGACCGAAAGGCCGCAGCTCGGTTTCAGGACACCGTTACCACTAATGAGGAGTTGAGCAAGTTTCTCACCGAAGAGGACAGATTAGTCCTTGAGGGTATGTCGTATGTCAAGGTCCCGGAACGAAAGAGGCGCCACTGGCCCTTGACGACCTCGTTAAGCGTCGTTCTCTTTGTCCTGGCGGTCATTATCATGCCACTTCCGGAGGGAGCCGAGGCAAACACGGAAACTCCATCCACTACGCCGGAAACTCCCACAACTACTCAACCAACCTCGACGGCCGACACCGCGGCGGACGAGTCTAGGTCTAGCGCCGCTTCTGCCTCCTCCAGTGCTGCCGAAGAGTCTCGTCGATCCGAAGAAGAACGGATAGAACGAGAGCGCCGTGAAAACGAAGAGCGAGACCGCCAAAAACCTGTGGAAACTGCACCGCAACAGCAGCAGAATGACCAACCTATACAACTCATTCCACCGCCCGCGCCAGAACCTGCTCCGGCGCCACCGCAGTCCGCGTATTACGAGAATTGCACCGCAGTCTGGAATGCGACCGGAGGCCCGATCTATGCAGGCCAGCCAGGTTACGCTGGCCACCTCGACCGCGATGGCGATGGGGTTGGGTGCGAGAATGACCCCCGCTAGAAGTCGGTGACGACCGAATCAATTGAGGGCTGGAGATCCGGAGGCCAAATGGTGCCGTGAGCTAAGGGCACCCCGCCACCTTCCATAGTCGTAAGACGTGCCTGTTCGTTTCCAGCTCGTTGGTACCTGCGCCTAAACCCCGCCTCCTCCCCAGCTAACTCATTTTCACCCGAGGGAAGAAAGTCCGAACACGATTGTGCGAGACTGATCACGCAGAAATGGGAGGACACCTGTGAACCCTAACGCCAACGCTTTTCCTTACAGCTCGGTTGAGCCCAATCACTATCCACCTGTCCAGCAGCAGAGCGTGGCTCCGGGGAAACCAGTGTGGAAACGTCGGTGGTTTTGGTTGCTCCTGATGATTGCCATCCCCCAGTCGGTCGTGCTCTGGGCAAGGTTCTCCACGTTGCAAGAAGATCGCCAGCTCTCGGAGCAGGAGTGCGTGGAACGCGTTGCAGAATGGGGTAAGGACACCGACGAAATCAGCTATCCGGATGGCATTGAGTTCGTATCGGGAGACAGCTGGCTCGACGAAACTCGCTTCTATGAGTCAGAAGGAGCTGTAGTTTTCACCAGTAGCGATGGCACCTCCGTCCACGGCGAGTACAGATGCACCGTCAGTGTCGACCATAGCTCTCCCCGTAACGTAACCGGTCTGGCTGTCGTGTTCGGCCCGGATTTCTAGGCCCGCCGCCACCGACGAGCTGGGTGAACTACTATGTCGACGGTGCACGCCAGAAACGGGGGATCACTTCGCCGTAGTCTGAACACCGGTTACGCGGTCATCGACTTCGAGACGACAGGCATGCGTGACAACGACGCCATTGTGGAGATCGGCGTGGTGCTGCTCGACAAGGACCTGTCGGTCGAGGACACCTGGGAAGCGCTGGTCAACCCGCACCGGCTGATCCTCAACACCGACGTTCACGGCATTGAGGAAGACGACGTTGACAGGGGCCTGACTTTCCCCGCCCTCGCCGGGTACTTCAAGCATCTCCTGCACGGCCGCACCCTCGTCGCGCACGACGCGACGTACGAGAAGCGCTACCTGCGCTACGAGTTCGAGCGCTGGGGCATGGACGACACCGTGCCGGACACATGGATCGACACCATGCAACTCTCATCGCGGTACTTGGGGGTGAAGAAGCTCAAGGAGGCACTCGACGTCGCAAAGCTCCCCGCGTTGAAGACGCTCGACGCGCTTTCCGACGCCTCCGCTACCGCCAACCTTTTGCGCCACCTCCATGAAGAGCACGACGCATCGGTCACCGGCTACCCTACGGCGTTCTTCCGTGGCCGCTCCGCGACAGAGCCGGAACACACGACGACTCGCGCCACAGCACCCGCAGCACCCCGCCGGAGCCCTTCACCCACCCTTGCCCGCGGCCGACACCGACGGTTTCCCATCAGCGCAAAGTCATCTCTAAGCCGGTGACCATACCGCGGCCCGAGGTGCGTTCGCGTCCGGAGACGCAGCTCAACGATTTATTCCCGTGGATGAAGAGCTTCCCGGACCAGGCGGGCCCGGCCAACCTGGCGCGCGTGACCTCGGCCTGGATTTCCAAGCACCCGTTCAAGCCGCTGTTCGCCATGTCGCGCTACGTCGCCCGCTCGACGGAGATCACGGGCAACGGCACCAGACTCGACCTGTTCATCGACGAATGGAAGCGGCAAAGCCCCGACATGCTCGCCTGGAGTGCGCGGGATCTGCTCACCCTGGAAGGGGTGGGCCCGCGCCGTCAGACCATGCTCGTGGAACTCGTCGTCGCGGCCGCTGTCGCCGAGCAGAGGCGGCACAACGAAGAACTGGGCCTACCCGCCACGTCACAGCTCGACGAGCCGGGACGGTGGGCACCGAAACCGAAAGAACGGGCTCCCCTGCCGGCAATGAAGCAAGCAGCGTTGGAAAAGAAGCCGTCTGCGGGGGTTCAGCAACCGTCTGAGGAGAAACCTCCCTTTGCATGGTCACTCCAAATGATCATGGCCACCATGTACATCACGTTCATGGTGTTTGCCGCCCCGAACATTGCGTTTTCTTTCGTCGTTGCCGCAGCTGGGGCAATGCTCATTTACAAGGCGGGGCTCAAGGAGGGCCAGAAAATGCTGGAAGGGCCACGCAGCAGGTACTTCCGCCCCATCAACCCCAATGAAGACGATCACCCTGAGCTCATCCGCTAGGCGGGGTGAGTTTCCCGCTCGCGCGGCATAGTCGGGTGCCGGGGAATCAGCCCCAGTGTATCCACTAGGTTGGGCCCGACATGAAGCGTCCTGGTTTTCGTTCCGCTTATTGAACGCCCAACGGGTGGGCGTGTGATTGTTGATAGTAGGCGTCTTCCATCTCTTGTGGGGTGATGTATCCCAATGACTCGTGCAGGCGGTGGTTGTTCCACCAGTACACCCAGCGAAGGGTCGCGATCTCGACTTCCCCAACCGACGCCCACGGCCGGTGGGGATAGATCAGCTCGGTCTTGTAGAGACCGTTGACCGTTTCCGCCAACGCGTTGTCGTAGGAATCGCCGACGGTGCCAACGGACGGATCGATCCCAGCTTGAGCAAGTGCCTCACTGTAACGAATGGACACGTACTGCGAGCCGCGATCGCTGTGGTGGACAAGTCCTTCAGCACGGAGATCACCTGCGTGATAAACAGCGTGCTCAAAAGCCTCCAAAGGCAGCTCATCGGTGCGCATGCTCGCCCTGGTGGCAACCCCGACAATCTTGCGGGAGTACGCATCGGTGATGAACGCGGTGTACGCAAACCCCGACAGGGTACGCACGTAGGTGATGTCAGCGACCCACAGCCGGTGCGGCGCTGACGCGGTGAAGTCACGATTGACCAGATCAGGACGACAATCCGGGACATCAGCCCGAAGCGTTGTGATCGGAGTGCGGCCCCTTCTGCGGCCTTGGATGCCGGCGAGTTTCATCAACCGTGCCGTCTGATCACGACCGATGTCCCAGCCGGCGCGCTGCATGGCCTTCCACATCTTGCGTACCCCGTACACGCTGAAGTTGTCCTCGAAGACTTTCACCAATTCGGGGATAAGCAGCGCATCTGACAAGCTCCTGGCCGACGGGGCTCGTGTTTTCGCTGCTCGGTAGCCACGAGAGGTGATAAACCCACACTCTGTCTCTTTCAATGTGCGACAGATGGCCTCGACCCCGAAGCGACCGCGATACGCATCGATGTATTCGATCATCTTCTGGTGGGACGGTCGAGTTCCGCTGCGAAAAAAGCTGAAGCGGTCTTTAAGATCTCGTTTGACCTGCGCAGCTCTTTGTTCTCCTGCCGCAGACGCTTCAGTTCGTCGTCGACCGACTCGCCAGTGCTCCGCTGAACGTCGGGGGACGCTTTGACAGGTTTCAACCAGTTGTTGAGCGTGTGCGCCGAGACGCCGAGCTTCTCGCCGATCTCCTCCGCCGCCGCCCACTTCGAACACCCCTCAAGCTCAACGAGCTCCTCGGCTAACCGCACCGCCTTGTCCTTGAACTCGTCACTGAACTTCCTAGGCATGATCCAATCCTCCTCTAGAAACGATCGGAACTAAACCCAGGACACTTCACCAACGCAGACGCTCACAAGGGGTCCCCCAGAGAACCACGCTTTCAGTAGACGGCGGGCTATGTCGGGGCAAATTTTCCAACCAACGACGAGTGCTCAGGCGTCCGCAGGTTGTTAAGGTTTTGAAAGGCCTAGTCGTAGGCCGATTCCAGAACTCTGCCTCCTATGCTCGAGCTATCCGAGGTCTAGCCATCGACGCTAGATGAGCGATAAACCTTATCGTCTGAGTTGCCTTCTTTATTAGGTGTCACTATTCGGCGAAGACAAGACTGAGCTAACTGCGTCATAAAGAATCCTCGCAAAGTCGATCACGCCGGGGTCGTTTGCGGCACCATCGTTTAAAGCACGTCTAGTCCATTCCTCTTTTCCTTGTATACGCGGATACAAGTCTTCAAGCTCCCCATTTGGTATCAAGATTAAACCGGTCTTATTAAGGCACTGCAGCAGCCGGCTAACAGACTCGGCAATTCCTTCATCCTCGTTATGGACTGATACCTTTTTCGCGATGATTTGACGGAGCTTATCGTCGCTTACCTTGCCTTTACCTGAATCCTCAAGTTGGGCACGGAACTGTTCGTGAATATCGAGTACAAGCTGGGTTAGTTCGGCTTGCCCGCTTGCGGAAACGGAGGAAATGACTCCCTTGAACAGCTTTACGTTCGAAATCAGATCCAGATCCCCCACGGTTAATGTAGGTGTCTTAAGTTTACGAAGCAAGGCGATTGTCGACGGAAAATTTCCGTTTCCGCTCACCGGAATGAAAGTGACGTTGTCCAATAACAACCAATCCTTGCCCCCGCCGCTTTTCTCGATCAGACTGGTCAAGATCTCATCGAAGAAGAATGCATCTTTCTCGTTCTCCACGACCACCGCCACCCCCGAAAAAAGTGTGTCAAGGATCGTCGTAAAACGTATTCTGCTCTCATTCTTAGCCTCAGCCACGAAATCTGAGTCGACAGGTTCGGACGTGAACGCTTCAGAATGACCGCCATCCTCATACTTAAATAGCCGCTCAATTTGCAGATGTGACCGACCGCCACTGGCAAGCCCTGCCATGAAACTTCTATCGTGCGTAGCGCAAAAAACCTGCCTACCCTGTGACGCACATATCTCCGCAATGGTCTCCCCCAAGCGTTTCGCTTGGGGAGGATGCAAGAAAGCTTCCGGTTCATCCAACAAGACAATCGGCCGAGAGTCTGTAAAGAGCCGTGAAAGTAGCCCGAACACGTTTCTCATGCCTAAGCCTTGCTGGTGCAGACGGGGGGCCTCTTCCAGATATCGAAGAGCTTTGGCGTTCAAAGGTTCGTGAATCCGAGGCATTTCTTCTTCTGGCTTTGCCATCAAGAGAGAAACGTACCCTTCTTCAATTCCACCGAATTCCAATGGTTCGTTGAAAATTCTCTCGAAGTGCTTGCGAACCAGACCGAAAGAATCATCCTGCTTACGCAATTGCACAAGTGTCGAATCCTGTTCGGTTAACGGTTTCGGATTAGCTTCATTTATTCGTGAAAGCGGGTCATCGTAGCGCACAAAAGCCTCGATGAAATACCCAAGAGTTGAATCTTGGGTTGAAAGTTGAGCGATAGTCTGATCTGAAAGATACGCAGAAGGGGCCGAATAATCGGGACCAAGACTGACATCGTAGATCCCGTTCCGCATAGGAAACTCAATTTCGGCTACCTGCCGCAGAAAGTCTATGCGATTTTCGTCGGGCCATCTAACCAGCACATTGTCAATAAGACCTTGGCCAGGCGATACACCAGCAACTGCCGATCCGTACAGCTCGGCTCTAATTTGATTGAGAAAATGTGATTTCCCGGAATTATTTGCACCTACTAGCGCTACGACAGTGCCGGGTTGAAGCTCAATAACCCGTTGGGTTTTCATTGCAATCGACTCAATCCAAACGTTATTGAACAACGAAAACTACTCCTGCGCCATCACTGCCAGCTTGTCCGATTCTAGAGTCTCATTGTATTTCACACTCCAATCGAACGTGCGCCCCTTTGTGGCGTGTGCACTGCATACCGTGGGCGGCAGGATTACTGAATAAACTAGCCCAGCAAGTTATTCCTCCACTGGAAGTCGAGAGACCCGGTTCAATCCCGGCAAGCCGAGCGTCGCTTGGTCCATTAAACAGGCAGGAGCCAAACTGGGCACCGACGCTACTTCCGGAAGACCACTTTCAAACAGGTGGTTCCAGCCGATAGCTGACCGCAGCCACCCGAAGACGGCTTCACGTTTTGCAACTCGATCACAACACTGCACGAACCACTCCACGCACTCGCGCGCC from Corynebacterium genitalium ATCC 33030 harbors:
- a CDS encoding ArsR/SmtB family transcription factor, producing MAAPNTPPTASTCCSLSAGLLTHAEADRYAQLFKVLADPARLRLLSQLAEDGCGPISVSELAAQSGLSQPTVSHHLKKLTDAGLLTKTRQGRTVTHQVLPGTFAELRTVLQMD
- a CDS encoding DUF2075 domain-containing protein, with the protein product MQLKGNQKAVVKSFRYDVDSLEDFIAEAGRSEEMRQLLLKYPTVYVIYQNTAGSYQVYVGETNNIAQRTRTHLESDPDKIDLTVTELDAAIRPKEENEPEALKPSKWNEFRDRDSTIIVIGHTLFNKSLTLDIEDRLMLYLSSVEGVKGAESVQLTNARRNIQTDYFTREYVDDTFRSIWRKLRKHDDVLFPLERLIQESALFKASPFHRLNEQQVDAKVKILDAIDHALTPNEFEREKMRSEFILVQGGAGTGKTVLLSSIFYDLIQERAGATELGEQLDFSAYLLVNHDEQVTVYEQIAEKLGIHDRKRPHVMKPTRFITTHQKNNTRANVVLIDEAHLLWTQGKQSYRGKHMLKDILELADVVVAVFDPQQVLAGNQYWTTEQLEELRARAGEENTINLTQQMRIDSAGPAEDWIRAIVDDGKVRPLPLNDHYEIDIFESPEELHRAVKSKADPGNESEVQKGLSRLIATYDWKFSSGKTRPENSDTWDVTIGDFRLPWNNQGNYSRAEKAVSWAERQTTVDEVGSIFTVQGFDLNYAGVILGPSVKFRNGEIVFDSSASKNPNVVSKRTMIVDDEVKKLDVSEELLRNQLNVLLTRGVRGMGIYAVDAELREALLQAQHGQSDFTGDRV
- a CDS encoding nucleotide pyrophosphohydrolase; translation: MENVEDRVLGQLRAFSEARNWSQFHTPAHLASGIAIETGELLECFQWGKEDLNEARLELADVLTYAYLLADKLGESPASLIAEKLEISEQKYPVEKSYGRSDKYDQLH
- a CDS encoding excalibur calcium-binding domain-containing protein; amino-acid sequence: MSTTFHPEVADKKEIKPPNKLARLLAVAAFIWGILSIVVGFFGAASLLEGLALVLSGLAFLLPSAWWFYCVSEDRKAAARFQDTVTTNEELSKFLTEEDRLVLEGMSYVKVPERKRRHWPLTTSLSVVLFVLAVIIMPLPEGAEANTETPSTTPETPTTTQPTSTADTAADESRSSAASASSSAAEESRRSEEERIERERRENEERDRQKPVETAPQQQQNDQPIQLIPPPAPEPAPAPPQSAYYENCTAVWNATGGPIYAGQPGYAGHLDRDGDGVGCENDPR
- a CDS encoding 3'-5' exonuclease — protein: MHARNGGSLRRSLNTGYAVIDFETTGMRDNDAIVEIGVVLLDKDLSVEDTWEALVNPHRLILNTDVHGIEEDDVDRGLTFPALAGYFKHLLHGRTLVAHDATYEKRYLRYEFERWGMDDTVPDTWIDTMQLSSRYLGVKKLKEALDVAKLPALKTLDALSDASATANLLRHLHEEHDASVTGYPTAFFRGRSATEPEHTTTRATAPAAPRRSPSPTLARGRHRRFPISAKSSLSR
- a CDS encoding IS3 family transposase, giving the protein MVETCQSVPRRSAEHWRVGRRRTEASAAGEQRAAQVKRDLKDRFSFFRSGTRPSHQKMIEYIDAYRGRFGVEAICRTLKETECGFITSRGYRAAKTRAPSARSLSDALLIPELVKVFEDNFSVYGVRKMWKAMQRAGWDIGRDQTARLMKLAGIQGRRRGRTPITTLRADVPDCRPDLVNRDFTASAPHRLWVADITYVRTLSGFAYTAFITDAYSRKIVGVATRASMRTDELPLEAFEHAVYHAGDLRAEGLVHHSDRGSQYVSIRYSEALAQAGIDPSVGTVGDSYDNALAETVNGLYKTELIYPHRPWASVGEVEIATLRWVYWWNNHRLHESLGYITPQEMEDAYYQQSHAHPLGVQ
- a CDS encoding ATP-dependent nuclease yields the protein MKTQRVIELQPGTVVALVGANNSGKSHFLNQIRAELYGSAVAGVSPGQGLIDNVLVRWPDENRIDFLRQVAEIEFPMRNGIYDVSLGPDYSAPSAYLSDQTIAQLSTQDSTLGYFIEAFVRYDDPLSRINEANPKPLTEQDSTLVQLRKQDDSFGLVRKHFERIFNEPLEFGGIEEGYVSLLMAKPEEEMPRIHEPLNAKALRYLEEAPRLHQQGLGMRNVFGLLSRLFTDSRPIVLLDEPEAFLHPPQAKRLGETIAEICASQGRQVFCATHDRSFMAGLASGGRSHLQIERLFKYEDGGHSEAFTSEPVDSDFVAEAKNESRIRFTTILDTLFSGVAVVVENEKDAFFFDEILTSLIEKSGGGKDWLLLDNVTFIPVSGNGNFPSTIALLRKLKTPTLTVGDLDLISNVKLFKGVISSVSASGQAELTQLVLDIHEQFRAQLEDSGKGKVSDDKLRQIIAKKVSVHNEDEGIAESVSRLLQCLNKTGLILIPNGELEDLYPRIQGKEEWTRRALNDGAANDPGVIDFARILYDAVSSVLSSPNSDT